CAAAATCCTTCCTTTTCAAAAAGATAAAGCATCGCTTCTGGGAACGATTATTGAAGAAAGAATTCAGTAAAATATCTATATTTGTCATAATTTTAAGGATAAAAACAGGATGGAATACAATAAGAAGTATAAGCTCCTTGGATTTAACCGCTCGGATACCATTACAGCCAATGTAATGGTCCTGGCGACCGGAAAACATATCACCATAGGTCTCCAGGAACTGGCAAGTAGTGAAATATCAGATGATTTCAATCCTAACGAGCTTAAAGCGCTTTATCGACGGCTCTACGGTGATGGTAATACTGTTACCGCTTATGACCTGGGCGACAGGCATGAGCGCTCATGGTATGCTTACCTGATATTAAGCATTGCACTAACGGTTATCTACCTGTTAAGCACCGTCAGCGGGGTGAAACCCATACTGATCCCCGTAGTCAATTTTGTTGTGCCGCCCGCTATATTTTTCTATCCACTCTCTTTTATTTTCGTCGATATTATCAATGAATTTTATGGCTTAAAGATGGCACGGCGAACCATCCTTATCTCATTTATTTCTAACATAGTTTTTGTCACTGGCCTGTGGATAACCAGCCTGCTGCCAAGCCTGGCAGAATGGGAGCTGAATAATTCTTATA
The sequence above is a segment of the Mixta intestinalis genome. Coding sequences within it:
- a CDS encoding queuosine precursor transporter, which translates into the protein MEYNKKYKLLGFNRSDTITANVMVLATGKHITIGLQELASSEISDDFNPNELKALYRRLYGDGNTVTAYDLGDRHERSWYAYLILSIALTVIYLLSTVSGVKPILIPVVNFVVPPAIFFYPLSFIFVDIINEFYGLKMARRTILISFISNIVFVTGLWITSLLPSLAEWELNNSYTAFVQSIIAVLFASSAAYLISENINSMILCKIKELTNSRYLFIRVITSNVIASAIDSIIFCTLAFYGVLSMDTIKTMIVSQFIIKLTYALVGVGPIYATRALFRKYINKEITVSRVKEAKACAEV